GACTCCCCCATCTTACTACCTTCAGAGAGCCGACTCAGCAGTGCAGTCCCTCACTACAGTGGGGCACCCCCAATGCGCTGCAAACAGAACAGGCCAAGTCAGCTTCAAATTAGCCCCCAAATTTCAACTGGGATATTTGTATTCAGTtccttaaaaaggaacaaaaccttACTATTTAACATGttgatttatttaatgtaatttcaagCAATTACGAACTAAGGGTAAACAATACAACTTATCATAGAATCACCATATCCTGATTTTATTTAGCAACGGTGAGCAAGTTTTCATTCAAATAGGGTATGAGACTTGACAAATCATGTGTGATGTCTACACTGTAccaaaattaaagtatttaaacACTACCATCTGAATGTCAAGTTCTCCCTCCATAAAGGGTTTGTCACCTCGAATATCCTCTTGCCTGGAACCCACGCCTACCGTGCTGTAGAGAAAGCCTTTGAGCAGCCCACCCTATGTCGGCCAGCCTGGAAGTCAGCACCCTTGCTGAGGGCCCCGCACTAGCCGTTCTCCCGTGGGTAGCGGGCAGGTCCCAGGAGTCAAGCACACGTTCCAGCGAGCAGCCCAAGAATCCATCTTAGGAATCCTCGTCCTGGGACGGCTCCACGATCCGCAAACAGCAGTCCGCAAACTCCACGAACAGGGGCTCCTGCATGCAGGCTCTCATGAGCTGCGTCTTGTCGGCGCCCTGATCGAGGCTGAGCATCAGCTGTCGGAGGTGTGGGTTGAGCAGCAGGCTCCTTAGTGCTGCAGACTCCCCTTACACACGAACAAGAAAGCCAGTGTGAGTTCAAGCGGGACCAGATGGAGGCAGCTGATAGCTACACGCGTCACATCGAGGGCGCTGCATCCCCTTCACCTGTAAACCCAAGAATGGAACCAGTGCTCCACGGAAACAAGGTGAGGTCGGTTAAATGCCATCAGAGTCCTGTTCTTGGCAGCTCTATAAATTAACTACACCATTTCAACTAGGAAAAAATagcacaaatacagagaacaattgTTCTCTGAAATTGCTGGCATGTTCTTCATAGGCCTGAAGGTTCTCCCTGGTG
The sequence above is drawn from the Ailuropoda melanoleuca isolate Jingjing unplaced genomic scaffold, ASM200744v2 unplaced-scaffold28063, whole genome shotgun sequence genome and encodes:
- the LOC117798176 gene encoding zinc finger HIT domain-containing protein 3-like; this translates as GESAALRSLLLNPHLRQLMLSLDQGADKTQLMRACMQEPLFVEFADCCLRIVEPSQDEDS